One Mycolicibacterium rufum genomic window, CGCAGTCGTCGAAGTCGATCACCGTGATGGTGTCGCCGTCGACCAGCAGGTTGGCCAGCCGCAGGTCGGCGTGCACCAGGCCGAACGTGTCACTGCCCGTGCCGTATTCGCCGAGGCGGCGGGCCAGCAGCTGCTCGGCGCGGCCCAGCACGTGGGCTTCGTGCTCACCGACGCCGATCGCGTCGCGCCAGCGTCCCCACCGCGGTGACGCCCCCAGGCTGTGCTCCCAGTCCCAGGCGAACCGGCTGAACTCCGGCGGGCGCTGCCAGCTGCGGGCGTGGTCGTGCAGCGCGGCGGTGATGCACCCGAGGGTGTGGAAATCCGTGCTCGTGAGCGAGTTCTCGTCCGGTTCGGCGCCGGGCACCATCTCGAAGTGCACGACATACCGCTCGGTCCCGCCGTGGTCGACGGTGACCACCCGGCGGCCGTCGTGCGCCGGGATCACGGTCGGCACGGTGATGTCGCTGTCGCGCCGGAGCGCGTCGAGCCACATCAACTCCGATTCGATCTGGTCCACCCGGTGATAGTCCTTGCGGTGCACCCGCAGGATGGACCGGTGCCCGCAGCCGGGCTCCTCGACGGCGTAGGTGGCGTTCTCGGACAGGTTGAGCAGCCGCAGCGCCGAACCCTGCGGCAGGTCGAACGCCTCGAGTGCCTTCTCGGCGACCAGTTGGTCGTCACCGAAGTCGCCGTCGCTCAATGGTCCCGCCCCTCGATCGCCTCCAGCACGCCGGTGATCGCGTCGCGGGCGGTCGTCACGTCGGCGGTGCTGCCGCTGATGTAGAGACGGCCCGCGGCACCGATCATCTGCACGTCGACCAGCGTCAGCCCCGGTGCGGCGCGTTCGGCCTCGTTGGCCGCCACTGCCGCGAACAGCGCCGGTGTCATCTCGTACACCAGCAGCGACTGGCCCGGCAGCACCATCGACGCCTGCCGGTTGCGGTTGAGGATCACCGCGTGCTGGTCGGTGATGTCGGTGATGACGTCGTGGTAGAGCACCCGCGGCCGCAGCTGGTCGGCCGCCGCGTTCTTCGTACCGCTCAGAATCGCCTCACCGGCCCGGCGCACGTCGTCGAGATCCCCGGAATGGATCTCGAGCACGCCGAACTGGCGCTCCACGTACAGGATTCCGGGCTGGATGCCCGGCACCTCCCGCAGCGCCAGGTCGATGACCCGCTCGATCGCCAGCGCCGGGGACACCTCGACGATGAGCGCGTGCTCCCCGGCGTACGGCGGGTAACCCCGTGCCCGGGTGGGCGTGCCGAGGTAGGCGGCGAACTGCTGCTGCAGGTCCTCGACGAGCAGGTAGACGCGGATGTCGGTCCGTGTCGGTGCGTCCGTGACGGCCATCTCGCGAGACTACTGGGCGGAGACGGAGAAGTGCGCGCCGAGCTCGCTGTGCGGGCGGGGGATCACGTGCACGCTGATGAGTTCCCCGACCTGCGAAGCGGATTCGGCACCCGCCTCGGTCGCGGCCTTGACGGCGCCGACCTCGCCGGTGACGATGACGGCCACCAGACCGTCACCGACCTGCTGGCGGTCGGTGATCGTCACGTTGGCGGCCTTCACCATCGCGTCGGCAGCGGCGAGCGCCGCGACGTATCCTTTGGTCTCGATCATTCCGATCGCGTTGCTGGCCATGGTTTCTCCTTGTGTATCGGTGGTGTGTCGGTTCGAACTTCTCGGGCCGGATGCCGGGCGGCTAACCGGTGGGGTCGATGGAGCCGATGATCAGCGCGTCGACCGGTGGCGGGGTGCCGGTGAACCAGCTCGCCGCCACCGAGCCCTGCGTGACCAGGACGTGTTCGCCGACGCCGCTGCCCAGCACGTCGAACGCGACGAGCCGGGATCCGGAGCCGTCGACCTCTACCTCGAGGA contains:
- a CDS encoding microcompartment protein, coding for MAVTDAPTRTDIRVYLLVEDLQQQFAAYLGTPTRARGYPPYAGEHALIVEVSPALAIERVIDLALREVPGIQPGILYVERQFGVLEIHSGDLDDVRRAGEAILSGTKNAAADQLRPRVLYHDVITDITDQHAVILNRNRQASMVLPGQSLLVYEMTPALFAAVAANEAERAAPGLTLVDVQMIGAAGRLYISGSTADVTTARDAITGVLEAIEGRDH
- a CDS encoding BMC domain-containing protein yields the protein MASNAIGMIETKGYVAALAAADAMVKAANVTITDRQQVGDGLVAVIVTGEVGAVKAATEAGAESASQVGELISVHVIPRPHSELGAHFSVSAQ
- a CDS encoding EutN/CcmL family microcompartment protein, yielding MIRGTVVGQVWSTRRIDGLPAGAFLEVEVDGSGSRLVAFDVLGSGVGEHVLVTQGSVAASWFTGTPPPVDALIIGSIDPTG
- a CDS encoding phosphotransferase enzyme family protein, translating into MSDGDFGDDQLVAEKALEAFDLPQGSALRLLNLSENATYAVEEPGCGHRSILRVHRKDYHRVDQIESELMWLDALRRDSDITVPTVIPAHDGRRVVTVDHGGTERYVVHFEMVPGAEPDENSLTSTDFHTLGCITAALHDHARSWQRPPEFSRFAWDWEHSLGASPRWGRWRDAIGVGEHEAHVLGRAEQLLARRLGEYGTGSDTFGLVHADLRLANLLVDGDTITVIDFDDCGFGWYFYDFGTAVSFFEDHPSVPEWQDAWVSGYRTRRELAAADEDMLASFVLLRRLLLLAWMGTHSHSRESQAISVTYAAGSCTLAERYLSSDGHSLTA